The sequence CCGGCCCAGATGCACAACGCCCTGGCCCCCATCTTCAGGATCACCCTCCCCGTCCTGCACGGCGACACGGCCAGCAGGGTCCCGTGGCGGAACTACCACCTGAACGACTGGATGGAGGAGCGGTACCGCCACATTCCCGGGGACTACGTGCGCCTCACTGGCTACCCCTGTTCCTGGACCTTCTACCACCACCTCCGCCAGGAGATCCTCCAGGAGTTCACGCTGCACGACCACGTGCGGGAGGAGGCCCAGAAATTTCTCCAAGCCCTGCAGGCCAAGTGGGCCCAGCAGGTCACCTTCGTGGGGGTGCACGTGCGCCGGGGGGACTACGTGCGCGTCATGCCGCAGGTGTGGAAGGGCGTGCTGGCCGACAGGGGCTACCTGCGGCAGGCCCTGGACTGGTTCCGGGCCCGCCACCGCAGCCCGGTCTTCGTGGTCACCAGCGACGACATGGCCTGGTGCCAGCAGAACATCAACAGCTCCCGCGGGGACGTGGTGTTCGCAGGCAACGGCCGTCAGGGCTCTCCTGCCAAGGACTTTGCGCTGCTCGTGCAGTGCAACCACACCATCATCACCGTGGGCACCTTCGGGGTCTGGGCCGCCTACCTCACGGGCGGGGACACCGTCTACCTGGCCAACTTCACCCTGCCCGGCTCCCCCTTCCGCATGATCTTCAGGCCACAAGCGACCTACCTGCCAGAGTGGGTGGGCATTGCTGCCAACCTGGGGCAGGCCGGAGGGAACAGCCCTTAGCCCTGCGCGGGCTCCTCCCTCGCCCTCAGCCCCACAGGCAGTGTCGGGGGTGCAGCGCACGGACTCAGGATCCGACACCCCAGTTTGAATCCAGGCTGCTCTGCTTCCTGGCTGGGTGACTTCAGACAAGCgacaacctctctgtgccttagtgtGCCACCTGAAAGATGAGCAATAACACGGAACTTACCTCGGCCGCTCCTCGTGGGAACTCAGAGTTCATTTAGTGCCTTGGGAACACGCGGTAAGTGTTGGCCCTGAACTTTGGGACTGCTTTAGGACGGAAAGGCATTTTTGCCCTCTCCTTTGCAGCTCGGGGAGCACGGAGTCCAAATATTTCACTCTTGCCTCCTGGGAGAGTTTGGCGATGAAGCCGTCCCTGCCTTCAGGTAAAGGGGAATGAGGTGTTTTGGGCAGCTAAGAATTCAGGCTTCGGGTT comes from Equus asinus isolate D_3611 breed Donkey chromosome 26, EquAss-T2T_v2, whole genome shotgun sequence and encodes:
- the FUT2 gene encoding galactoside alpha-(1,2)-fucosyltransferase 2 isoform X2: MPPRTLWDLRATAPGEPTAQQPRAGWPRRLKAAIMRFWAACPSFSTVYFLVVIFMVSTIFHCHQRLALVPTLWASPGHVVLVPGHLPQRGVFTINSKGRLGNQMGEYATLYALAKMNGRPAYIPAQMHNALAPIFRITLPVLHGDTASRVPWRNYHLNDWMEERYRHIPGDYVRLTGYPCSWTFYHHLRQEILQEFTLHDHVREEAQKFLQALQAKWAQQVTFVGVHVRRGDYVRVMPQVWKGVLADRGYLRQALDWFRARHRSPVFVVTSDDMAWCQQNINSSRGDVVFAGNGRQGSPAKDFALLVQCNHTIITVGTFGVWAAYLTGGDTVYLANFTLPGSPFRMIFRPQATYLPEWVGIAANLGQAGGNSP
- the FUT2 gene encoding galactoside alpha-(1,2)-fucosyltransferase 2 isoform X1 gives rise to the protein MRFWAACPSFSTVYFLVVIFMVSTIFHCHQRLALVPTLWASPGHVVLVPGHLPQRGVFTINSKGRLGNQMGEYATLYALAKMNGRPAYIPAQMHNALAPIFRITLPVLHGDTASRVPWRNYHLNDWMEERYRHIPGDYVRLTGYPCSWTFYHHLRQEILQEFTLHDHVREEAQKFLQALQAKWAQQVTFVGVHVRRGDYVRVMPQVWKGVLADRGYLRQALDWFRARHRSPVFVVTSDDMAWCQQNINSSRGDVVFAGNGRQGSPAKDFALLVQCNHTIITVGTFGVWAAYLTGGDTVYLANFTLPGSPFRMIFRPQATYLPEWVGIAANLGQAGGNSP